CTCTCTTGGGCGGACATTTCTCTATATACATGTTTCTCCATGTTTTCCTCTAACAACTTTATCTATGATTTATATTATACAGATTGCCAGGCCAAGAACAAGTCAACATGCGGCTGCTCGAGTTGCTCCGGCCAAAAACCCAGGTACGTAGCTTCACCGGTCAGGTCGCCGAATGCCATTCGTCGTCGCCGGGATGTTCGCCAGCCAGGTTCACTGCTCCGCCGTCGGCTAATGCGCCAACAAAAGATCCAGGAGCGTCCGCCACGCTTTGTGAAGCTCTATCACAAGGATTTGACTCCTGCGCAGGAGAAGCATCAGCTTAAACTTTTTGGCCTCTTTCCCGTGGAATCACCAGAGTCAGTGGCTGCCGCACCCAAAACCAAGAGAAAGACGAAGAAAACCCAGCCGAGCTGGATGGGATTGGGAAGGCGTTTGAAAAAGCGAGATATTAAGGGAGAGTTTGATCTGCTCGAACAAGAACGATCCCAGATAGATCTGACTGCGCCGGAAATAATCCAGTTTATGCCCGAGACTCTGAATCCGGACTTTAGGCCCGGTCAGTGTCACGTGGGCTGTGGAGCGATGACAGCATcggcaccaccaccagaaGAGCCAATGCCCAAGGAGGAGCAAGTGCCTCAAACGACGCAGCCTGTGCAAACGGAACCGCCAGAGCAGCTCAACTCGATTCCCGCCAAGAGGGCCGCCTATGGTTACTATCCCCTGCAGATTCCCTCGCCATTGGGCCGTCGGGAGGACTACAAGTTCGTGGATGATTCGCAGCTTAGGAGCCTGTTGTCCACCACTTCTGTGCCGGATCCGCAGGAGTATAGCTCCACGCCGTTACAGTTTGCCGGTGATTTGGAATCGGTTACAAGAAGATCCTATGGTGTACCACTAACGAGTCTCGGCGGTGGCTATCCCGTGGAGCATGTCTCCGACTCCCAACTGGACAGCATTATCTCCGGGATAGTGTACAATCATCCTGCCTACGATCATTACTCCACCGAGGGCAGTCTGGTCGATCCGGAGCCAATTCAAAAGCAACAGACGACGGATTTTCTCAAGAAACTCATCGATGGCCGGCTGGGCGGCTGGGGTTTCGATCAGGGATCGGAAACCGAGCACAGTTTACACAATGATTACTCCACACAACCCGCGAAGACCTATGGCTATAATAGCCAAACCCAAAATGGCTACAGTATAGACACCTATAATGCGCCACCCATTACGGATTACCTGAGGGCCTGGTTCTAGTGCCCAATCTAACCAACATAAAATACATAGTGTTTAGAACTTAGtttaaacgaaaaaaaaaaaaaaacagagaaaatCATAGacgaaaagtaaacaaaaagaaaaacaaaagacaaaaaaaaaacagaatataataaattgaaaatacatTGTGGTGTTTCTTTCTTTATTCACCCAACGTCttcgtctttcttctcttTGCAGCTACGGCGAAGACGCGGGCTACGGCTACTGAAGAGAGATCTTACATATAAACCAACAATATCAAAACCGAAACCCAAACCAAAACTCCAAACCGAATgcaacccaacccaacccaacccatcGATCTGCTGAGCTCGGCTTAAAATCCAGCCGAAAGTAGGCCAGTGGAGCACTCCGCTTTCGGGTCTCCATTCgcttgtatatatgtacatatatatatatatatatgtatctacgTGTACTATAGAAGTTATGAATCCAACCTCCGATTTCTGTTTACGTTTTCCGCTTTTGTCGGCACTTCAAGAAGTTGCCCCAATTAACTGGTTAATAAAGTGTTTGCCTGATTAAAATGTGCTCGATTCGATGATTTGGGGTTCCATTGGGTGCACCTTTGGCATAGAAAGAGCTAGCTATATGATACCCCTAAAAGTATGCCCACCGAAATGAACAGCTCTTAATCCTaagcatttcaaatattataataGCCTAATGGCATATTACtttgataaataattaagGGTTTTAGCATTTATTTACCTAACACAATTCTTCTGTTTTTTAGTCTTAGTCGTTAGTCTTAGTAAGCTCACTTATCATTAAAGAGCcagtatatataatatatatgatttatttgcatacGATCACGATCTGTTAATggccaaatatttattgttctaCATAAACaaatggtggtggtggttcaTCATTCAGCGACAAAATTCTTGCGATTGCATACTATTGAAAAGCCAAAAGATACTCGCAACCGAAAGCCACAAAAAACTCACTGAACTTCGTGACCATAAGAGCAAAACATTTCTAGAAGAATACTCAAGATTCATAGGTActaagtaataataaataatgtatagtatgcaaaatgcaataactggTTATTAATCTATCGTTTCAGACtagaattttataaaatatgtcAGGCAGACTTACTCACTTATCCTTTGATTAAAGAAGTAGGGTGTTTAGTAACATAGTTTATTGTGCGATTTTTGTAGAATCGAATGCGATGTAATCCCAAGACCTTGTAATTCTCGGCATGTCAACAATGTTTTACAGCATCCAATTAATGGCACATACACCCATTAAAAAACCAACTAAAGTATCGTTAAATTATTGCAAGCGAACCCATTGACTAGTGCCAAAGAATTCGAATGACCCTGGCTTGGTGTTTctcacagtttttttttttttttttttttgttttttttcttctctctGACGCATCAAGATCGCTGGAGATTCGTGGATGAGACATTTAGTGAATAGTGAATATGGCATATCTGGTTATAGATCACGTCCCGGCAcgccattttattttttaaccgAATCGAGCTACTTTTGTGGGTATTTAAATGGATTCCATGGGAGCCGGGGCCCTCAGTCGAAATGGCAGCCGACGGCAGTTGGCCTATACTACTCTTGTTGGTCTCAACACAGGCCATTATTCACGCTGAGGTGGGTTCATTATATACACTCCgtttatacaataaataaataatgcttGTATATTCTTCATTATTCGTTCAGAATCTAAGTGAATCCACGCCCGGCCCCGATGAGGAATACAATGTGAGCACAACTCCGGGTGCGCCGCTGGAAGAGACCACCAATCGCTTGGCTGCTCGCGTTGAGCCATACGATAAGGGTGATCGGGAGCAGTACGATGTGATCGATGTGGCCACAGCTACCGGTACGGTGATGGGCAAGCCCAGAAGTGGACAGACCACGAGAATCTACACCACCGGCGAAGTGGACGAAAGCTTTTGGCTAAAGCATCTGGGCGATGACTTCAAACATGCCATCCATCTGCAGGTGGGCGGCACCAACGAAGAGTACAATCGCCTGATTAACCGGACCCAGAACGGTGTCCACGAGGAGGTGCATCACGAGTATTTACCGGGGGCCGAACGACCTGGCAGCGCAGTCCAGCCTCCATCTCCTCTACCTGCGCCACACCAATCGCGTCCAGCTTATCGTCAGGGTTTCGACAATCGAGCCATGGCCATGAAACAGCAGTATCTCATCCATCAGCAGACCCAGCAATCGCATCCTGCCCAGCAACGCTATAACTATGCCCAACAGCATGCACAACACTATGCACCACAACCACAACTGCAACCGCAaccacaaccacaaccacAATACCCACAGCACACACCGCACAGAAACACGTATGCAATGCCTCAGAATTATGGGCAGCAGAACTACAAGCCGCAGAGTTATATTATCAACTCTAGCGAAGATCAGCTGCACGCCGAGCAATCGAATCCCTCGCCAATGAAATCAGCTGGAGAGGATCGACAACATCACGAGGAGGAGTTTGACTCCTTTGGCGGTCAGCTCAACTTCAAATCACCCTTCAATGACTACGGCAGTCGACCAGCACGAGATCTCACCTACCTTCTTTATAAGCGGGGTCTCTAGAAGCTAAATCCATGTCCACGTCAAACCAAAGACTTGCGGTCTCCAGACCATTGAGTTCTATAAATGGGACTGAGCCACACCATACACCACAcaccacacatacacacacgccaACACATTACACACAACACGAACTACACAAACACTGAGATtaaggaaattattaaaaaaaataataaaattaatacaaaaaaaatatatatatatacaaaaatttgTTGTGTTTGAATTGAATTAAGAGCTTATCAAGAAAAAAATTTCAGTGACTCATAATACACTACTCTACAAGTTTAAATTGAATCAACAATTTAACTTTCATTGCTCAGGTTTTTAGTAACAATGTTTATATAAGTTTAGGTATAacaaatgatttaaatataagatacTGTATTTCACATTGAGACGAAACAATCCAccgaaaatcataaaatataagaatgttgcattttatttttaaaaataaagatgCCTTTTAAGAGGAATAACTTAAATGTCTTTAATAcctttgaatttaattatatggCTAATAAACACAAACTTAAAGCTTAAAACTGCATCGAATTGAATGCGGTTATAAATGTACTTATATATCTAATATAATCTGCTAATATGGTTTACATGGTATATCTTTCTCGgaaatttttacaaaaattatcTATTCATATATCTCGAGCGTAAGATATTTATCAGTTTATAGATAACATCTTTAAATTTGggtgattaaaaaaaaacattgctGCAGGGCATGTTTATGTACACATTTCAGTATAAGTCCCAAGTTAAAATGCAATGTAAAAACATATAAAGGATATTAACTTCAAACCCAAAGGATTGCAGAGAGATTGCAGCACAGCTGTAATCATCGCAACAAGGCAACCAAAACGAGACTCTCGTAGCGTTGGCATCATATTCGATCTTTGGAAGAGCTATGATTCAAGCCAAGGGAAACAACTGCCAAAAAATAGAAGATTGCGACGAGCGGAAAGCAGAGTGGTGCACCACGGTGCATAGGTGCATAGGAGGTTGGTTGTCTAGAGATCTGGGCACGATGGCGAGACAAAGATGCGGCGCAAAATCGGAAATGGAGATGGATCACGTAGCCGGCCATGGCGGGCAGCGATTATAGGCGCTATAAAGAGCCGGAGTCATCGCCAGACAGCGAGCAGTAGACGATCCACACGTAAACGGCAACATGCAACTCGGTCTCTGGTTTGGCATTTTGGCCATCGCCGCCACGCCGGTTAGTAGCTTTTATCCATGGCATTCGCATTGGGCATCCCGCTAATCTCGcaaactctctctctctctctcttaccTCCTCCTCATTAGCTGGTGAGCGCTAACTATGGTCCCGCTGGCGGACACGGAcacggacatggacatggacagtACCTGTCCGGTCCCAATGCCGGACTCGAGGAGTACGTGAATGTGGCG
The DNA window shown above is from Drosophila melanogaster chromosome X and carries:
- the Cp7Fb gene encoding chorion protein b at 7F, isoform A, coding for MRYSMAMIPILGLLLVALIHAAPVEVVYTGESCACPTQLGYQLNVPNTPKPKKYVGGEYGYRVEKPVQTKAKITYSFDFTVEQPRTPAPPKNNPAKLYAKVDRITVNKADCQAKNKSTCGCSSCSGQKPRYVASPVRSPNAIRRRRDVRQPGSLLRRRLMRQQKIQERPPRFVKLYHKDLTPAQEKHQLKLFGLFPVESPESVAAAPKTKRKTKKTQPSWMGLGRRLKKRDIKGEFDLLEQERSQIDLTAPEIIQFMPETLNPDFRPGQCHVGCGAMTASAPPPEEPMPKEEQVPQTTQPVQTEPPEQLNSIPAKRAAYGYYPLQIPSPLGRREDYKFVDDSQLRSLLSTTSVPDPQEYSSTPLQFAGDLESVTRRSYGVPLTSLGGGYPVEHVSDSQLDSIISGIVYNHPAYDHYSTEGSLVDPEPIQKQQTTDFLKKLIDGRLGGWGFDQGSETEHSLHNDYSTQPAKTYGYNSQTQNGYSIDTYNAPPITDYLRAWF
- the Cp7Fc gene encoding chorion protein c at 7F: MAADGSWPILLLLVSTQAIIHAENLSESTPGPDEEYNVSTTPGAPLEETTNRLAARVEPYDKGDREQYDVIDVATATGTVMGKPRSGQTTRIYTTGEVDESFWLKHLGDDFKHAIHLQVGGTNEEYNRLINRTQNGVHEEVHHEYLPGAERPGSAVQPPSPLPAPHQSRPAYRQGFDNRAMAMKQQYLIHQQTQQSHPAQQRYNYAQQHAQHYAPQPQLQPQPQPQPQYPQHTPHRNTYAMPQNYGQQNYKPQSYIINSSEDQLHAEQSNPSPMKSAGEDRQHHEEEFDSFGGQLNFKSPFNDYGSRPARDLTYLLYKRGL